From the Candidatus Dadabacteria bacterium genome, one window contains:
- the gatB gene encoding Asp-tRNA(Asn)/Glu-tRNA(Gln) amidotransferase subunit GatB, which translates to MEYEAVIGLEVHAQLATESKIFSSSSTKFGSPPNSQVNPVCLGMPGVLPVFNERVLEYAIRAGLATNCEIARKSRFARKNYFYPDLPKGYQISQYDEPLCLRGHLEIDSGDGRKKIRITRIHLEEDAGKLVHEYSDFESHVDLNRAGVPLVEIVSEPDISTAEEAVEYVRKLRTILRYIEVCDGNMEEGSLRCDANVSVRPVGQNELGTKTEIKNLNSFRFIQRAIGYEIKRQEAVLRSGGKVVQETRLFDSQKGVTFAMRSKEEAHDYRYFPDPDLLPVVVVEDYLEKIRRSRPELPEEKLSRFVDEFNIPRNDAETLSSSRPLAEYFEECAKHTKDKKAASNWILNEMLREVENEDSIAEFPVKPENLAELLNLIGEGKINRKTAKEIFSEMISGGKRAEEIVIEKGLAQITDEDEISSIISKIIEENPKEVERYRKGDTKLLSFFVGQVMKATRGKADPAAVNQMLRNSLEKE; encoded by the coding sequence ATGGAGTACGAAGCGGTAATCGGTCTCGAAGTACACGCACAACTTGCCACTGAATCCAAGATATTTTCTTCTTCCTCGACGAAATTCGGAAGTCCCCCCAACTCCCAGGTGAATCCGGTCTGTCTGGGAATGCCGGGGGTGTTGCCGGTTTTTAACGAAAGGGTTCTTGAATACGCCATAAGGGCCGGTCTGGCGACCAACTGCGAAATCGCCCGGAAATCCAGATTCGCAAGGAAGAACTACTTCTACCCGGACCTTCCGAAGGGATACCAGATTTCGCAGTACGACGAACCGCTTTGCCTCAGAGGGCATCTCGAGATAGATTCGGGGGACGGCAGAAAAAAGATCAGGATAACCCGAATACACCTGGAAGAAGATGCGGGGAAACTCGTGCACGAATACTCCGACTTTGAAAGCCATGTGGATCTCAACAGGGCAGGAGTGCCGCTTGTGGAGATAGTCAGCGAGCCCGACATCTCAACCGCTGAAGAAGCGGTTGAATACGTAAGGAAACTTAGGACAATCCTCAGGTATATCGAGGTTTGCGACGGGAACATGGAGGAAGGAAGCCTGCGCTGCGACGCGAACGTCTCCGTGCGGCCGGTGGGGCAGAACGAACTCGGAACTAAAACTGAGATCAAAAATCTTAATTCCTTCCGCTTCATACAGAGGGCCATAGGATACGAAATAAAGAGACAGGAGGCGGTTCTGCGAAGTGGCGGAAAGGTGGTCCAGGAAACAAGGCTTTTCGACTCCCAAAAAGGGGTCACGTTCGCAATGAGATCAAAAGAAGAGGCTCACGACTACAGATACTTCCCGGACCCGGACCTTCTCCCGGTTGTGGTGGTGGAAGATTATCTGGAGAAAATCCGCCGGTCCCGCCCGGAACTTCCCGAAGAAAAACTCAGCAGATTCGTGGATGAATTCAATATACCGAGAAACGATGCCGAGACGCTTTCATCTTCAAGACCGCTTGCCGAATACTTTGAAGAGTGTGCAAAACACACGAAAGACAAGAAGGCGGCGAGTAACTGGATATTAAACGAGATGCTTAGAGAAGTGGAGAACGAAGACAGCATAGCAGAATTTCCGGTCAAGCCCGAGAACCTCGCCGAACTGCTTAACCTTATCGGAGAAGGAAAAATAAACCGCAAGACCGCCAAGGAAATATTCTCCGAGATGATAAGCGGGGGGAAACGCGCCGAGGAAATAGTAATCGAAAAAGGGCTTGCCCAGATTACCGATGAAGACGAGATTTCCTCTATTATAAGCAAAATAATCGAAGAAAATCCGAAGGAAGTCGAGAGATATAGGAAAGGGGACACAAAGCTTCTCAGTTTTTTCGTCGGTCAGGTGATGAAGGCAACAAGGGGAAAAGCCGATCCCGCAGCAGTGAATCAAATGCTCAGGAACTCTCTGGAAAAAGAATAA